Proteins from a single region of Cytophagaceae bacterium:
- a CDS encoding cysteine--tRNA ligase — translation MQKLKIYNTLSRQKEEFEPITPGYVGMYVCGPTVYNNVHLGNVRTFLTFDVLYRYLTNIGYKVRYVRNITDVGHLVGDGDEGEDKIGKMAKLEKLEPMEIVQRYTNDFHWVLEQFNFLQPNIEPSATGHMVEQIEAVKDLIDKGLAYESNGSVYFDINKYNGEGNNYGKLSGRILEDLLNETRELDGQAEKRNPLDFAIWKKAAPEHIMQWPSPWGMGFPGWHLECTCMSTKYLGKQFDIHGGGMDLKFPHHECEIAQGVGLTGVDPVKYWMHSNMLTVNGQKMSKSLGNSFLPAELFAGNHPLLDQAYSPMTVRFFMLQSQYRSTLDFSNDALKAAQKAFRRLLNGFRVSKTLVYSENPEVAIDEKKKAEIEKAIEGFYDALNDDLNTAVGLAQMFTLLKYVNMLYMNQLQPAALGQETFDNLISKFGIFFENILGLKEEKGQNDEMVFMGMLELYREYKLNQQYDKIDQIRNYFKANNMVIKDLKHRIDWAWEE, via the coding sequence ATGCAAAAACTCAAGATTTACAATACACTTTCCAGACAAAAAGAAGAATTTGAACCTATCACGCCCGGTTACGTGGGCATGTATGTGTGCGGACCTACCGTGTACAACAATGTGCATCTGGGCAATGTGCGTACTTTCCTCACTTTTGATGTACTTTATCGTTATCTGACAAATATCGGCTACAAAGTAAGATATGTAAGAAACATAACAGACGTAGGGCATCTGGTAGGTGATGGTGATGAAGGCGAAGATAAAATAGGCAAAATGGCTAAGCTGGAAAAACTTGAGCCTATGGAGATAGTTCAACGATACACCAATGATTTCCATTGGGTGTTGGAACAGTTCAATTTCCTCCAGCCCAATATAGAACCATCAGCTACAGGCCACATGGTGGAGCAGATTGAAGCCGTAAAAGACCTGATAGACAAAGGATTGGCATATGAATCGAATGGGTCGGTATATTTTGATATCAACAAATACAACGGAGAGGGTAATAACTATGGTAAACTTTCCGGCAGAATACTGGAAGACCTCCTCAATGAGACCCGTGAGCTGGACGGCCAGGCCGAAAAACGTAATCCGTTAGACTTTGCCATCTGGAAAAAAGCCGCTCCGGAGCATATCATGCAATGGCCGAGCCCCTGGGGCATGGGATTCCCTGGCTGGCATCTTGAATGTACCTGCATGAGCACCAAGTACTTAGGTAAACAATTTGATATTCATGGAGGTGGAATGGATCTAAAATTCCCGCATCATGAATGTGAAATTGCTCAGGGAGTGGGACTAACCGGTGTGGATCCCGTAAAATACTGGATGCACTCCAATATGTTGACCGTCAATGGACAGAAGATGTCGAAATCATTGGGCAACAGCTTTTTACCTGCTGAATTATTTGCCGGAAACCATCCGCTATTGGATCAGGCCTATAGCCCTATGACAGTACGGTTTTTTATGTTGCAATCACAATACCGAAGCACTCTCGATTTTTCTAATGACGCATTGAAAGCCGCACAGAAAGCCTTCCGAAGACTTTTAAATGGGTTTAGGGTTTCAAAAACTTTGGTTTATTCTGAAAACCCTGAAGTTGCGATTGATGAGAAAAAGAAAGCCGAAATTGAAAAAGCCATTGAGGGATTTTACGATGCCCTTAACGACGACCTGAATACAGCAGTAGGTTTGGCTCAGATGTTTACATTACTAAAATATGTAAATATGCTGTATATGAACCAGCTTCAACCTGCTGCCTTAGGCCAGGAAACCTTTGACAATCTGATTTCTAAATTTGGAATTTTCTTTGAGAATATTCTTGGCTTAAAGGAAGAAAAAGGCCAAAATGACGAAATGGTATTTATGGGTATGCTGGAACTTTACCGTGAATACAAACTCAATCAGCAATACGACAAAATAGACCAGATTAGAAATTATTTCAAAGCCAATAACATGGTGATTAAAGACCTTAAACACCGGATTGACTGGGCTTGGGAAGAATAG
- a CDS encoding DUF2490 domain-containing protein, which produces MNIKSDSFLILYFIILLPNFVFSQNHITQQNLMWFRAMTHTNLSKKLYLVNEIDNRRFIEGNIQHHTIQHNHLHYKVNPKFDVAWGQTFSWQSPQFPDAEKKLVIPEIRPFQEFNFSENSMKNVIFSTRLRIDERFIRKNDGVQLFDGNNFNFRYRTRLQMQFLVGRKKKDNVKVLDELMLNSGKNVNFFDQNRVYVGFEKYLLNNTSLEIGYLRWYQQRQTIDTYFQRNIIRFTLLQKLNLTKK; this is translated from the coding sequence GTGAATATTAAATCTGATTCCTTTTTAATACTTTATTTTATTATTTTACTTCCAAATTTTGTTTTTTCTCAAAACCACATCACGCAGCAAAACCTGATGTGGTTTAGGGCTATGACCCATACTAATTTGAGCAAAAAGCTTTATCTGGTCAACGAAATCGACAATCGCCGGTTTATTGAAGGCAATATTCAACATCATACCATCCAGCATAATCACCTCCATTATAAAGTTAACCCAAAATTTGATGTGGCATGGGGGCAAACATTTTCGTGGCAGAGTCCACAATTTCCGGATGCTGAAAAAAAACTGGTAATTCCTGAAATCAGGCCCTTTCAGGAGTTTAATTTTTCTGAAAATTCGATGAAAAACGTAATATTTTCAACAAGATTAAGAATAGATGAGCGTTTTATCCGAAAAAATGATGGCGTGCAATTGTTCGATGGCAACAATTTTAATTTCAGATACCGAACCAGACTTCAAATGCAGTTTTTGGTTGGAAGGAAGAAAAAAGACAATGTGAAGGTATTAGATGAATTAATGTTGAATTCGGGGAAAAATGTTAATTTTTTTGACCAAAATAGAGTATATGTAGGTTTTGAAAAATATTTATTAAATAACACTTCTCTTGAAATTGGTTATTTACGCTGGTACCAGCAAAGACAAACTATTGACACCTATTTTCAAAGAAATATTATCAGATTTACGTTGCTTCAAAAGCTCAATCTGACAAAAAAATGA
- a CDS encoding response regulator transcription factor, whose amino-acid sequence MKILLVEDEPKTLQLIKEGLEQHQLEVDIAYDGLLGLTLAQRNYYDLIISDIILPELNGLQLCKKIREQNIATPILLLTAMSTPEDIVTGLDAGADDYLPKPFEFAVLMARIRALTRRKTNTNSTANILRMADLELNVDSKQVQRAGKEILLTAKEFNLLEYFLRNPGRVISKVELAEKIWDITFDTGTNVIEVFVNFLRKKIDKDFEKKLLHTQIGMGYVMKE is encoded by the coding sequence ATGAAAATACTACTGGTAGAAGACGAACCCAAAACTTTGCAACTCATCAAGGAAGGTTTGGAACAACACCAACTCGAAGTTGACATCGCCTACGATGGACTTTTGGGACTGACTTTGGCTCAAAGAAATTATTATGATCTTATTATTTCAGATATAATTCTGCCCGAACTCAACGGTTTGCAGCTTTGTAAAAAAATAAGGGAACAAAATATAGCTACGCCAATTTTGCTTCTGACAGCCATGAGTACGCCTGAAGATATAGTTACCGGCCTTGATGCTGGAGCCGATGATTATCTTCCCAAGCCTTTTGAATTTGCGGTGTTGATGGCAAGAATCAGGGCATTGACCCGAAGAAAAACCAATACCAATTCAACCGCTAATATATTGAGAATGGCCGATCTGGAGCTAAATGTAGATTCAAAACAAGTTCAGAGAGCCGGAAAAGAGATTCTACTGACTGCCAAGGAATTTAATCTGCTTGAATACTTTCTGAGAAATCCCGGAAGAGTAATCAGCAAAGTAGAGCTGGCCGAAAAGATTTGGGATATTACTTTCGACACCGGTACCAATGTGATTGAAGTTTTTGTGAATTTCCTCAGAAAAAAAATCGATAAAGACTTCGAAAAGAAGCTACTTCATACCCAAATAGGGATGGGTTATGTGATGAAGGAATGA